A region from the Acyrthosiphon pisum isolate AL4f chromosome A1, pea_aphid_22Mar2018_4r6ur, whole genome shotgun sequence genome encodes:
- the LOC115033589 gene encoding uncharacterized protein LOC115033589, translated as MSQALSGHGCFQAYLTERTRAQSPSCMHCTAAYNDAELTIFLCPFWNESRAELTRSLGRPPRPEDVADLMCGPRQEDLPTEGRHQVRLLAAEKRNSSLFAAMIESIMGQKEALE; from the coding sequence ATGTCACAGGCTTTGTCAGGCCATGGCTGTTTTCAAGCATACTTAACCGAGAGGACTAGAGCGCAAAGTCCGTCGTGCATGCACTGCACTGCAGCCTACAATGACGCTGAGCTCACCATCTTCCTCTGCCCCTTCTGGAACGAGTCCCGAGCGGAACTGACGAGATCCCTCGGTAGACCACCTCGCCCCGAGGATGTGGCTGATCTTATGTGTGGTCCTAGGCAAGAGGATCTTCCAACGGAGGGACGCCATCAGGTCAGGCTGCTGGCAGCAGAGAAGAGGAACTCCAGTCTATTTGCAGCGATGATCGAGTCCATCATGGGCCAAAAGGAGGCGCTGGAGTGA